From Glycine max cultivar Williams 82 chromosome 11, Glycine_max_v4.0, whole genome shotgun sequence, the proteins below share one genomic window:
- the LOC100306232 gene encoding protein EARLY RESPONSIVE TO DEHYDRATION 15-like isoform X1 has translation MALVSGRSSALNPNAPMFIPAALRQVEDFSPQWWDLVKSSTWFRDYWLSQHKEEEFEEVANDSTNDDMENMLSETFDLGMEEDFNVLENEFEQLVMFSEALDHSVQDDPNTGKGSPQSLNKDVKAFLINLTPKSPRERGPKSPSGLAKHLEKPAQHVNVKCASLRIHQPR, from the exons ATGGCATTGGTCTCTGGAAGAAGTTCTGCTCTGAACCCAAATGCACCTATGTTCATACCTGCTGCACTTCGTCAGGTGGAGGATTTTTCACCTCAATGGTGGGATCTTGTGAAATCTTCAACATGGTTTCGTGATTATTGGTTGAGCCAACATAAggaggaagaatttgaagaagttGCCAATGACTCTACTAATGATGATATGGAGAATATGCTCTCGGAAACTTTTGATCTAGGCATGGAAGAAGACTTCAATGTTCTAGAAAACGAGTTTGAGCAGTTGGTGATGTTCTCTGAAGCTCTAGATCATTCTGTTCAGGATGATCCTAATACTGGAAAAGGGTCTCCTCAGA GTCTTAACAAGGATGTTAAAGCTTTTCTTATTAACTTGACACCAAAATCACCGAGGGAAAGGGGTCCCAAGTCTCCTTCAGGGCTTGCAAAGCACCTTGAGAAGCCAGCACAGCACGTGAATGTGAAGTGTGCCTCTCTCCGAATTCACCAACCTCGTTGA
- the LOC100306232 gene encoding Protein EARLY RESPONSIVE TO DEHYDRATION 15-like (The RefSeq protein has 2 substitutions compared to this genomic sequence) yields the protein MALVSGRSSALNPNVPMFIPAALRQVEDFSPQWWDLVKSSTWFRDYWLSQHKEEEFEEVANDSTNDDMENMLSETFDLGMEEDFNVLENEFEQLVMFSEALDHSVQDDPNIGKGSPQSLNKDVKAFLINLTPKSPRERGPKSPSGLAKHLEKPAQHVNVKCASLRIHQPR from the exons ATGGCATTGGTCTCTGGAAGAAGTTCTGCTCTGAACCCAAATGCACCTATGTTCATACCTGCTGCACTTCGTCAGGTGGAGGATTTTTCACCTCAATGGTGGGATCTTGTGAAATCTTCAACATGGTTTCGTGATTATTGGTTGAGCCAACATAAggaggaagaatttgaagaagttGCCAATGACTCTACTAATGATGATATGGAGAATATGCTCTCGGAAACTTTTGATCTAGGCATGGAAGAAGACTTCAATGTTCTAGAAAACGAGTTTGAGCAGTTGGTGATGTTCTCTGAAGCTCTAGATCATTCTGTTCAGGATGATCCTAATACTGGAAAAGGGTCTCCTCAGA GTCTTAACAAGGATGTTAAAGCTTTTCTTATTAACTTGACACCAAAATCACCGAGGGAAAGGGGTCCCAAGTCTCCTTCAGGGCTTGCAAAGCACCTTGAGAAGCCAGCACAGCACGTGAATGTGAAGTGTGCCTCTCTCCGAATTCACCAACCTCGTTGA